Part of the Pyramidobacter piscolens W5455 genome, CGTGGATAATTTGTATTTTCTGTTTTTCTACTTGAAAACCTCTATTCAATAACTTATAATCTTTTAAGCGTCGTTATCCACATAATACACGAAAGGAGAAATAAAGTAATGAGGAAATTTTGCGCTTTTGCGGTAGCTTTCTGCATGATGGCTTCAACGGCCCTGGCGGCGAATAAGGTCGTCCGTATCGGCATTTTCCAGCCGGCGTCCGGCGACAGCGGCGCGGGCGGCAAACAGGAGACGCTCGGGTCGCAGTTCGGCTTTCACGAGACGCCGACGGTCGTGATCAACGGCGAGACGTATAAAGTCGAGCTGGTTTACGCCGACAACGGCTCTTCGCCCGACAAGGCGCCTTCCGCGGCTCAGAAGCTGGTCAGCGCCGGCGTTTCCGTCGTGCTTGGCTCCTACGGTTCGGCGGTTTCCATCGCCGGTTCGCGTTACTTCGCCGACGCGGGGATCCCCGCCATCGGCGTTTCCTGCACCAACCCGCAAGTGACGGCGGGCAACACGCACTACTTCCGCGTCTGCTTCCTCGACCCGTTCCAGGGGACGGTTCTCGCCAACTACGCCTACAACGCCCTCGGCGCGCGCACGGCGTACTGCCTCGGCGAGCTGGGCAACGATTACGACATCGGTCTGTGCCATTATTTCAAGCTGGCTTTCGAGGAGCTGGGCGGCAAGGTCGTTACCGACACGTTCCCGACGGGCAATTCGGACTTCACGTCCTATCTGACCAACGCCAGCATGTACGGCGCGGACGTGTTCTTCTGCCCCACCTCGCTCGCCTATTCGACGCAGATCATCGCCCAGGCCGGCGCCCAGGGCGCGACGTTCCCGATCCTCGGCAGCGACACGCTCGACAGCAACAAGACGGCCGAGGCGGCCAAGAACGCCAAGGTTCGCCTGATCGTCTCCACGTTCTACCAGGAGGGCGGCTCGCCCAAGTTCGACAAGGACTTCAAACAATGGCTGCACGACGACCCCGAGGCGATGATGAACAACGGCGGCAACGACATGATCTCCGCCATCTCCGTGATGGGCTACGACGCCTACTACACGGCGCTCGAGGCGCTCAAGGCTTCCGCCTCGCCCGATCCCCGCGACGTCAACAAGGCGCTGTGGGGCGTCAAGTACAAGGGCGTCAGCGGCATGATCTCGTTCGACAAAAACGGCGACGCTATCCGCGACTCGGCCTTCCTCAAGACCGTCAATCCCGA contains:
- a CDS encoding ABC transporter substrate-binding protein yields the protein MRKFCAFAVAFCMMASTALAANKVVRIGIFQPASGDSGAGGKQETLGSQFGFHETPTVVINGETYKVELVYADNGSSPDKAPSAAQKLVSAGVSVVLGSYGSAVSIAGSRYFADAGIPAIGVSCTNPQVTAGNTHYFRVCFLDPFQGTVLANYAYNALGARTAYCLGELGNDYDIGLCHYFKLAFEELGGKVVTDTFPTGNSDFTSYLTNASMYGADVFFCPTSLAYSTQIIAQAGAQGATFPILGSDTLDSNKTAEAAKNAKVRLIVSTFYQEGGSPKFDKDFKQWLHDDPEAMMNNGGNDMISAISVMGYDAYYTALEALKASASPDPRDVNKALWGVKYKGVSGMISFDKNGDAIRDSAFLKTVNPETGDWDFLAEHKISK